In Pantoea cypripedii, the DNA window ACGCCCAGCACCGGCAGTGAGAGGACATAACGCCACAGCGAGTGGTTATCCTGTTGCGGCGTGCTGGTGGTTTGGCTGGCCGGACGCTGCTGCATAATCAGCTGGCTTTCTGCCTGGCTGACACGCGGATGCTGCTCTGGTTTGTCGCGGAACAGCAGCAACCAGCTGGCGACCCAGATAAAGCCCAGCGCGGCAATCACCACAAAAGCGATACGCCAGCCATAATTCAGCCCCACCAGACCGACGATCGGTGCGGCAATGGCGGCCCCCAGCGGTTGCCCGGCGTTGGTAAAGCCGACGGCACGGCCAACCTCCTGGCGCGGGAACCAGTTGGCAATCGATTTATTGGTGGTGGTGCCCATTGGGCCTTCGCCGATGCCGAACAGCATACGCACGATCAGCAGATGGCCAAAGCCGGTGACCAGCGCCGTTGCGCCGCAGAACAGTGACCAGATAGTGGCAGCCCAGGCATAGACGCGACGTGGACCAAAGCGGTCAGCGCCCCAGCCACCGAGGAAGCAAAACAGGCAATAACCGATAAAAAAGCAGCTGAACAGAATGCCCATCTGCGCATCATCAATCCCCAGATCCTTTTTCACCAGCGGTGCCATCACCGACAGGGCCGCGCGATCGAGATAGTTGAGCATGCCAGCGCAGAACAGCAGCAGGGCAATGACCACACGATAGTTTTTAAACATGACGCTGCACTCCCTGCTGATCAATCTGCTGATGGGTTAAGCGA includes these proteins:
- a CDS encoding MFS transporter — translated: MFKNYRVVIALLLFCAGMLNYLDRAALSVMAPLVKKDLGIDDAQMGILFSCFFIGYCLFCFLGGWGADRFGPRRVYAWAATIWSLFCGATALVTGFGHLLIVRMLFGIGEGPMGTTTNKSIANWFPRQEVGRAVGFTNAGQPLGAAIAAPIVGLVGLNYGWRIAFVVIAALGFIWVASWLLLFRDKPEQHPRVSQAESQLIMQQRPASQTTSTPQQDNHSLWRYVLSLPVLGVASAFFCFNYIQYFFLSWLPSYLTDFQHLDIKSMSIIGILPWLGATVGFLGGGVVCDMLFRRTQNFLLSRKLVIFVGLAVAALCVMLTAWSQNLVTAVTLITLASVFAYMTPQACWSLLQDIVPAGRIGTAGGFVHLLANLAGILSPGITGFLIQYGGGYHTAFVLASVLALAGMLLLALLVRQKGVNTLRALATH